CCGCCGCGGGCTGCCGGTGCGCGGCCAGCGGACGCACACCAACGCCCGCACCAAGAAGGGCCCGCGCCGCGCCATCGCCGGCAAGAAGAAGCCGGGCAAGAAGTAAGATCCGTCCGCGGGAGATTCGTCTTCCGCGGACGAACCCTGGTCGGGGCGGCGCTCCCGCCCCGATGATCACGCCCGCCCGTCACGCGGCGGGAAGAAGGAACCGCACGCGCGGTAGGCCGCGCATCACACCACAGGAGCAGGAATGGCCAAGCCGAAGGCAGCGGGGCGTCCCAAGACCAAGCGCCACGTGGACAGCGAGGGGGTCGCGCACATCAAGGCGACCTTCAACAACACGATCGTCACCATCTCCGACATGGCCGGCAACGGCGTCGTGTGGGGGAGCGCCGGCAAGGCCGGCTTCAAGGGCAGCAAGAAGAGCACGCCGTTCGCGGCCACGGTGGCCGCCGAGCAGGCCGCCCGCGAGGCGCTGGCGCTGGGGATGAAGCGCGTGCACGTGCGCGTGCAGGGCCCCGGCAGCGGCCGCGAGAGCGCGATCCAGGCGCTGGCCGCCGCGGGGCTGAACATCCGTTCGATCCGCGACGTCACGCCGATCCCGCACAACGGCTGCCGCCCGCCCAAGAAGCGGCGCGTGTGACCGGATAGTCCTGAGTCCCAAGTCCTAAGTCCTGAGTGGCTCACTCAGGACTTGGGACTTAGGACTTTGGACTTTGCAGTTCGAAGGCGTAAACCCTCGCGACCGTCGGGGGGACGAAGCCGAGCCAACATCATCTCACTGGGAGAGAACGGTCTACCATGGCCCGTTACACCGGACCCGTCTGCAAGCTCTGCCGCCGCGAGGGGCAGAAGCTGTTCCTGAAGGGGATCAAGTGCTTTACCGAGAAGTGCCCGGTGGAGCGCCGTCCCTACGCCCCCGGCCAGCATGGCCAGAGCGGGGGCGGCCGCCGCAAGAAGGCCAGCGAGTACGCGCACCAGCTGCGTGAGAAGCAGAAGGTGAAGCGCATCTACGGCGTGG
This window of the Longimicrobium sp. genome carries:
- the rpsK gene encoding 30S ribosomal protein S11; translation: MAKPKAAGRPKTKRHVDSEGVAHIKATFNNTIVTISDMAGNGVVWGSAGKAGFKGSKKSTPFAATVAAEQAAREALALGMKRVHVRVQGPGSGRESAIQALAAAGLNIRSIRDVTPIPHNGCRPPKKRRV